The proteins below come from a single Saccharopolyspora sp. SCSIO 74807 genomic window:
- a CDS encoding TetR/AcrR family transcriptional regulator, translating to MAEHPNAAAPHRVWRGVDASQRQARRRAQLVAAGFALMGGDGSKSVTMRGVCREAGLTERYFYENFGNREQLLVAVLDETVEQARQVLLDAAEQASSQQLDTVRYLVSAFTEFVTSDPRRGRVLFVESLAAPEVAQRGLRLVEEFTSTIAELVRGAELGAARADEQDVRLNASAIFGALAHLYQAWLEKRVVVSRERFVEHVAQVIENVGGAASQVG from the coding sequence ATGGCCGAGCACCCGAACGCCGCAGCGCCGCACCGCGTTTGGCGGGGCGTGGACGCGTCGCAACGGCAGGCGCGGCGACGTGCGCAGCTGGTGGCCGCCGGGTTCGCGTTGATGGGTGGCGACGGGTCGAAATCCGTCACGATGCGCGGAGTCTGCCGCGAGGCGGGGCTGACGGAGCGGTACTTCTACGAGAACTTCGGCAACCGCGAGCAGCTGCTGGTCGCCGTGCTGGACGAGACTGTCGAGCAGGCCCGCCAAGTGCTGCTGGACGCCGCCGAGCAGGCGTCTTCCCAGCAGCTCGACACGGTGCGGTACCTGGTGAGCGCGTTCACCGAGTTCGTCACCTCCGACCCGCGGCGAGGCCGGGTGCTGTTCGTGGAATCGCTGGCGGCGCCCGAGGTGGCCCAGCGGGGGCTGCGGCTCGTGGAGGAGTTCACGTCGACGATCGCGGAGCTCGTGCGCGGCGCGGAGCTCGGTGCTGCGCGGGCGGACGAGCAGGACGTGCGGCTCAACGCCTCCGCGATCTTCGGTGCGCTGGCGCACCTCTACCAGGCGTGGCTGGAAAAGCGCGTCGTCGTCTCGCGCGAGCGGTTCGTGGAGCACGTGGCCCAGGTGATCGAGAACGTGGGCGGCGCCGCTTCGCAGGTCGGCTGA
- a CDS encoding TetR/AcrR family transcriptional regulator, with product MSVRSSAPRRRLDPEARKAEILAAARRVFGAGTYSSISTADLADEAGVARGLINHYFGGKRGLYLEVIRQMMVIPATVTEHLPKTSMEQRLAISVDRWLDVVERNKEMWLTAIGPEAMGRDPEVEEILAEGDEIAADRVLEAAMMTEVVENRETLRAIIRSYGSMIRAASREWLVRGALSRSDLHVLLTDVILHVLVTTFPNVVASQEPG from the coding sequence ATGAGTGTGCGGTCCTCGGCACCACGCAGGCGCCTCGATCCGGAAGCGCGCAAAGCGGAGATCCTCGCCGCCGCGCGGCGGGTGTTCGGTGCGGGCACCTACTCCTCGATCTCCACCGCCGACCTCGCCGACGAGGCGGGCGTCGCCCGCGGCCTGATCAACCACTACTTCGGCGGCAAGCGCGGGCTGTACCTGGAAGTGATCCGGCAGATGATGGTCATCCCGGCGACGGTGACCGAGCACCTGCCCAAAACCAGCATGGAGCAGCGCCTGGCCATCAGCGTGGATCGGTGGCTGGACGTGGTGGAGCGCAACAAGGAGATGTGGCTGACCGCGATCGGCCCGGAAGCCATGGGACGTGACCCGGAGGTCGAGGAGATCCTCGCGGAAGGCGACGAGATCGCCGCCGACCGCGTGCTGGAAGCGGCGATGATGACCGAGGTCGTCGAGAACCGCGAGACGCTGCGGGCGATCATCCGCTCCTACGGCAGCATGATCCGCGCCGCATCGCGGGAATGGCTGGTGCGCGGGGCGCTTTCGCGCAGCGATCTGCACGTGCTGCTGACCGACGTGATCCTGCACGTGCTCGTCACGACCTTTCCGAACGTGGTGGCCTCGCAGGAGCCCGGCTGA
- a CDS encoding nitroreductase family deazaflavin-dependent oxidoreductase, with the protein MPGSRIHRGEGLVKMRNKGRRRPPTGLARWMFRLPIQLYRLGLGRVLGSRFMLLTHTGRVTGRQRQVVVEVVGGGPHEGSYFACSGYGEKSAWYRNVLAQPQVRIQVGDRRMIADAEPLGPQQASEVMARYAARNPRAARALCRFMGFDVDGGDADFRAVGRELPFVRFTPRP; encoded by the coding sequence GTGCCCGGCTCGCGGATCCACCGCGGCGAAGGGCTGGTGAAGATGCGGAACAAGGGGAGACGGCGGCCGCCGACCGGATTGGCGCGGTGGATGTTCCGGCTGCCGATTCAGCTGTACCGGCTGGGGCTGGGCCGAGTGCTCGGGTCGCGGTTCATGCTGCTGACCCACACCGGGCGCGTGACGGGACGGCAACGGCAGGTGGTGGTCGAAGTCGTCGGCGGTGGCCCGCACGAGGGCAGCTACTTCGCGTGTTCCGGCTACGGGGAAAAATCCGCCTGGTACCGGAACGTGCTCGCGCAGCCGCAGGTGCGCATCCAGGTCGGCGACCGCCGCATGATCGCGGACGCCGAGCCGCTCGGTCCGCAGCAGGCGTCCGAGGTGATGGCCCGGTACGCGGCCCGGAACCCGCGCGCGGCGCGGGCGCTGTGCCGGTTCATGGGCTTCGATGTGGACGGCGGTGACGCGGATTTCCGCGCCGTGGGCCGGGAACTTCCGTTCGTCCGGTTCACGCCGCGGCCGTGA
- a CDS encoding SRPBCC family protein, with protein sequence MTRWYPLAESDDDFLCYAEFRFAHTVEVPVAAEHVWAAFSADDALVSFSRSITAAEWTSPRPFGVGTTRTVTVGHGAASLRERFYRWDGESRMTFTVDAANRPGLRRFAEDVALEPIAGGTRFTWTFAVEPGPGLAPVLAASRPLLLKATRGFAEGAARRAESGARGGAR encoded by the coding sequence ATGACCCGCTGGTACCCGCTAGCCGAATCCGATGACGATTTCCTGTGCTACGCCGAATTCCGCTTCGCGCACACCGTGGAAGTGCCGGTCGCGGCCGAGCACGTGTGGGCGGCGTTCAGCGCCGATGACGCGCTGGTGTCGTTCTCCCGGTCGATCACCGCAGCGGAGTGGACCTCACCGCGGCCGTTCGGGGTCGGCACCACCCGGACGGTGACGGTCGGGCACGGTGCCGCGTCGCTGCGGGAGCGGTTTTACCGCTGGGACGGGGAATCGCGGATGACGTTCACAGTGGACGCGGCGAATCGGCCGGGCTTGCGGCGGTTCGCCGAGGACGTCGCGCTCGAACCGATCGCCGGGGGCACGCGGTTCACCTGGACCTTCGCGGTGGAGCCAGGGCCCGGGCTCGCTCCGGTGCTGGCGGCGTCCCGGCCGCTGCTGCTCAAAGCGACGCGGGGCTTCGCCGAAGGGGCCGCTCGCCGGGCGGAATCCGGTGCGCGGGGAGGTGCGCGATGA
- a CDS encoding NAD(P)/FAD-dependent oxidoreductase, whose amino-acid sequence MVDAGSADGSAERQQRRVVIIGAGFGGLGTAAMLKRAGIDDFVLLERAAEVGGTWAVNTYPGAQCDIPSILYSFSFAPNPDWSRLYPLQPEIKAYLNRCAEEFGLRPHLRFGHEVLEAAWDDDAQHWTVVTDRGTWQAQVLVGATGPFSEPSVPELPGLENFRGAVFHSAAWDHEHDLTGERVAMIGTGASGVQIIPQVQPVARALKVFQRTPTWIMPHPDRRMTRFEQRLFRRFPAVQRIARECFDLLQEALVPGFVHRPRLLKGMEWVARAHLRRQVRDRELRAKLQPSYSFGCKRPTFSNAYYPALTQPNTEVVTSGIRQVRENGIVTADGTLHELDAIVLGTGFRMTDNPVFDRVRGKHGRSLNEVWQGDAQAYLGTTISGFPNFFFLLGPNSVVYTSQVVTIEAQVNYILSCLRQLQRQRLSSMDVRPEVQRSFADEVEHRLRGSVWNTGGCSSYYLTEAGRNFVFYPGFNRGFRARTREAELADYHTRSADRANRHSAIPSQRRTS is encoded by the coding sequence ATGGTCGACGCTGGATCAGCGGACGGCAGCGCCGAGCGTCAACAGCGCCGCGTGGTGATCATCGGCGCCGGGTTCGGCGGGCTGGGCACGGCCGCGATGCTCAAGCGCGCCGGGATCGACGACTTCGTCCTGCTCGAACGGGCCGCGGAAGTCGGCGGCACGTGGGCGGTCAACACCTACCCGGGCGCGCAGTGCGACATCCCGTCGATCCTGTACTCGTTCTCGTTCGCGCCGAACCCGGACTGGAGCCGGCTCTACCCGCTGCAGCCGGAGATCAAGGCGTACCTCAACCGCTGCGCCGAAGAATTCGGCCTGCGCCCGCACCTGCGGTTCGGGCACGAAGTGCTCGAGGCCGCCTGGGACGACGACGCGCAGCACTGGACCGTCGTGACCGACCGGGGAACCTGGCAGGCGCAGGTGCTCGTCGGCGCCACCGGCCCCTTCAGCGAACCTTCCGTGCCCGAGCTGCCGGGCTTGGAGAACTTCCGGGGCGCCGTGTTCCACTCCGCGGCCTGGGACCACGAGCACGACCTCACCGGCGAGCGCGTCGCGATGATCGGTACCGGTGCGTCCGGGGTGCAGATCATTCCGCAGGTGCAGCCGGTGGCTCGCGCGCTGAAGGTCTTCCAGCGCACGCCCACCTGGATCATGCCGCACCCGGACCGCCGCATGACGCGCTTCGAGCAGCGGCTGTTCCGGCGTTTTCCCGCCGTGCAACGGATCGCGCGGGAATGCTTCGACCTGTTGCAGGAAGCGCTGGTGCCGGGCTTCGTGCACCGGCCCCGGCTGCTCAAGGGCATGGAATGGGTCGCCCGCGCGCACCTGCGCCGCCAGGTCCGCGATCGTGAGCTGCGGGCCAAGCTGCAGCCGTCCTACTCCTTCGGCTGCAAGCGGCCCACGTTCTCCAACGCCTACTACCCGGCGTTGACGCAGCCAAACACCGAGGTGGTCACGTCCGGAATCCGGCAGGTGCGGGAGAACGGGATCGTCACCGCCGACGGAACGCTGCACGAACTCGACGCGATCGTGCTGGGCACCGGGTTCCGGATGACCGACAACCCCGTTTTCGACCGGGTGCGGGGAAAGCACGGCCGCAGCTTGAACGAGGTGTGGCAGGGCGATGCGCAGGCTTACCTGGGCACGACGATCAGCGGGTTCCCCAACTTCTTCTTCCTGCTCGGGCCGAACTCCGTCGTCTACACCTCGCAGGTCGTGACGATCGAGGCGCAGGTCAACTACATCCTGAGCTGCCTGCGCCAGCTCCAGCGGCAACGACTGTCCAGTATGGACGTCCGGCCGGAGGTGCAGCGGTCCTTCGCCGACGAGGTCGAGCACCGGCTGCGCGGCTCGGTGTGGAACACCGGCGGATGCAGCAGCTACTACCTCACCGAGGCGGGGCGCAACTTCGTGTTCTACCCGGGATTCAACCGGGGCTTCCGCGCCCGGACGCGCGAGGCCGAACTGGCCGACTACCACACACGCAGCGCTGACCGGGCGAACCGGCACAGCGCGATCCCCTCGCAGCGAAGGACGTCATGA
- a CDS encoding YrhK family protein codes for MLPEDVRAGERKAIISTSTDDGGAGTVVLHIGRDELVIHRRYEVVSIINDLLIGTWFVVGSLFFFSDALTYAGTWLFVLGSIEMLIRPLIRLTRRVHLRRYHPQAPHAVHAVHDF; via the coding sequence GTGCTCCCCGAGGACGTCCGTGCAGGCGAAAGGAAGGCGATCATTTCCACCTCGACCGACGACGGCGGAGCCGGGACCGTTGTCCTGCACATCGGCCGCGACGAGCTGGTGATCCACCGCCGCTACGAAGTCGTCAGCATCATCAACGACCTGCTGATCGGCACCTGGTTCGTCGTGGGCAGCCTGTTCTTCTTCTCCGATGCCCTGACCTACGCGGGAACCTGGCTGTTCGTGCTGGGCAGCATCGAAATGCTGATCCGCCCGCTCATCCGGCTCACCCGCCGGGTGCACCTGCGCAGATACCACCCGCAGGCACCGCACGCGGTCCACGCCGTGCACGACTTCTGA
- a CDS encoding MCE family protein, with product MRSLVALRRRLLGLTFVAFVVLIPMLCIAVYRGAFSRDSEVVLRAGSLGNQILPQSNVKVRGMIVGQVREVVPVPGGAQLRLAIAPDKISRIPANVSAQLLPSTLFGERYVALRPPADESSRPLTAGDVIEQDRSKASVELQQVLADTMPVLQAVRPQDLAVTLNGLSQALDGRGRSVGETISELNRYVAGLNPSLPQLQQNLREAVGVAETYEQAAPDVLEGLGELSSTARTLVEQRANLSALTGQLTATSEDTTGFLQDNSENLIRMNASARPTLDVLAKYAPEYPCVFAQSAGIIPEVNRVFGVGTAEPGVHITLEVVPNRGKYVPSDAAVYGDERGPRCYPMVRAPQYPPDGPVQDGASSPPPARTGDQGVLPSSDASSSANSGTSGGAAPELGVANSPAERELIAAIAAPPQGADVPPWSSLLLGPLFRGTEITAR from the coding sequence ATGAGATCACTGGTGGCTCTCCGGCGACGCCTGCTCGGGCTGACCTTCGTCGCGTTCGTGGTGCTGATCCCGATGCTGTGCATCGCCGTCTACCGCGGTGCCTTCAGCCGCGATTCCGAGGTCGTGCTGCGCGCCGGATCGCTCGGGAACCAGATCCTGCCGCAGTCCAACGTCAAGGTCCGCGGCATGATCGTGGGCCAAGTCCGCGAGGTCGTCCCGGTCCCCGGCGGCGCGCAGCTGCGATTGGCGATCGCCCCGGACAAGATCAGCCGGATTCCCGCGAACGTCTCGGCGCAGCTGTTGCCCAGCACCCTGTTCGGCGAGCGGTACGTCGCGCTGCGGCCACCCGCGGACGAGTCGTCGCGGCCGCTGACCGCCGGTGACGTCATCGAGCAGGACCGCTCGAAGGCGTCGGTCGAACTGCAGCAGGTGCTCGCCGACACGATGCCCGTGCTGCAGGCGGTTCGTCCGCAGGACCTCGCGGTCACGCTCAACGGACTGAGCCAGGCGCTGGACGGCCGCGGCAGATCGGTTGGCGAGACGATTTCGGAGCTGAACCGGTACGTGGCCGGGCTGAACCCGTCGCTGCCGCAACTGCAGCAGAACCTGCGCGAAGCAGTGGGTGTCGCCGAAACCTACGAGCAGGCGGCGCCGGACGTCCTCGAAGGGCTCGGCGAGCTGAGCAGCACGGCCCGGACGCTGGTCGAACAGCGCGCGAACCTCAGCGCGCTGACCGGGCAGCTCACCGCGACATCCGAGGACACGACCGGTTTCCTCCAGGACAACTCCGAGAACCTGATCCGGATGAACGCCTCGGCCCGTCCCACGCTCGACGTGCTGGCGAAGTACGCGCCCGAGTACCCGTGCGTGTTCGCGCAGAGCGCCGGGATCATCCCCGAGGTCAACCGGGTGTTCGGGGTGGGCACCGCGGAGCCGGGTGTGCACATCACGCTGGAGGTCGTGCCCAACCGGGGCAAGTACGTGCCCAGCGATGCCGCGGTCTACGGCGACGAGCGCGGGCCGCGTTGCTACCCGATGGTGCGGGCGCCCCAATATCCGCCGGACGGCCCGGTGCAGGACGGCGCGTCGTCGCCGCCGCCTGCGCGGACCGGGGATCAGGGTGTGCTGCCGAGTTCCGATGCTTCCTCGTCCGCGAACTCGGGGACTTCCGGGGGCGCCGCGCCGGAGCTCGGGGTCGCCAACTCGCCGGCGGAGCGCGAGCTGATCGCCGCGATCGCGGCACCCCCGCAGGGCGCGGATGTGCCGCCGTGGTCGAGCCTGCTGCTCGGCCCGTTGTTCCGCGGCACCGAGATCACCGCCCGCTGA
- a CDS encoding metal-dependent hydrolase: MFRFPRIGRNPVVDPRGARRYTEEAHVITPRDVEFSWDGVPMHYIPGEPLATHVINFMHLVLPEGERAMSKALSESLPLIEDARLHEEVVGFIGQEATHASSHEGARAHLASIGLDTEPMTRKLEWMVDHVLGERELKGRAEHAWLCERLGLFAALEHYTAVIGEWLLHAKVLERKGMHPTMLDLVRWHGAEEVEHRNVAFDAFMYVDGSYARRVRTALLASFTLLVLLLSSLNYLFKKDPSKNKGRFWFLQLLSAMRRGVVPNIMLFLTEIPKYLDPRFHPSQLGSMDAAVRYLTRSPAANAGGTAS, encoded by the coding sequence ATGTTCCGATTTCCCCGCATCGGCAGGAATCCGGTCGTCGATCCGCGCGGCGCTCGGCGCTACACCGAGGAAGCGCACGTGATCACGCCACGCGACGTCGAGTTCTCGTGGGACGGGGTGCCGATGCACTACATCCCCGGAGAACCGCTGGCCACGCACGTCATCAACTTCATGCACCTGGTACTGCCCGAGGGCGAGCGGGCCATGTCCAAGGCGCTGTCCGAGTCGCTGCCGCTGATCGAAGACGCGCGGCTGCACGAGGAAGTCGTCGGCTTCATCGGGCAGGAGGCCACGCACGCGTCCTCGCACGAAGGCGCGCGGGCGCACTTGGCCTCGATCGGACTGGACACCGAGCCGATGACGCGGAAGCTGGAGTGGATGGTCGACCACGTGCTCGGCGAACGGGAGCTCAAGGGCCGCGCCGAACACGCGTGGCTGTGCGAACGGCTCGGGTTGTTCGCGGCGCTGGAGCACTACACCGCGGTGATAGGCGAGTGGTTGCTGCACGCGAAAGTGTTGGAGCGCAAGGGAATGCACCCGACGATGCTGGACCTCGTCCGCTGGCACGGCGCCGAGGAGGTCGAGCACCGCAACGTCGCCTTCGACGCGTTCATGTACGTCGACGGCAGCTACGCACGGCGGGTCCGCACGGCGCTGCTGGCGAGTTTCACGCTGCTGGTGCTGCTGCTGTCCTCGCTGAACTACCTGTTCAAGAAGGACCCGTCGAAGAACAAGGGCCGCTTCTGGTTCCTGCAACTGCTCAGCGCCATGCGCCGCGGTGTGGTCCCGAACATCATGCTGTTCCTGACCGAGATCCCGAAGTACCTCGACCCGCGCTTCCACCCCTCGCAGCTCGGCAGCATGGACGCCGCGGTGCGTTACCTGACCCGGTCCCCGGCAGCCAACGCCGGTGGCACGGCCTCGTAG
- a CDS encoding PDR/VanB family oxidoreductase encodes MTTSTQQDRPGFEPSWVLRAVGGFSTAYRHLFAASSAAPLLSRPKPVRRSGFDLDLVIDRIRPETADVVSVRLSDPDGGALPSWVPGAHIDVFLPSGKQRQYSLCGDPADRFGYRIAVRRLADGLGGSREVHDELEPGDRITIRGPRNAFRLVDAESYLFVAGGIGITPILPMVRECHRRGSPWRMVYLGRSRESLPFLDELAGYGSGVVDVRPDDEHGPPDITAILPEALPGAAVYLCGPAPLMTTARDLLREINPSGSLHTERFSPLPVRDGVPFAVRLARSGIDVQVPPDESALAAIRRELPGVPYSCQQGFCGSCKVRVLAGEVEHRDRLLPDDERADSMLICVSRSAGEQLTIDL; translated from the coding sequence ATGACCACGAGCACGCAGCAAGACCGCCCCGGGTTCGAGCCTTCGTGGGTGTTGCGGGCGGTGGGCGGATTCAGCACCGCCTACCGGCACCTGTTCGCCGCGAGCAGTGCCGCACCGCTCCTTTCGCGGCCGAAACCGGTGCGCCGCAGCGGATTCGACCTCGATCTCGTCATCGATCGAATACGTCCGGAAACCGCCGACGTCGTCAGCGTGCGACTGTCCGATCCGGACGGTGGTGCGCTGCCGAGCTGGGTTCCGGGAGCGCACATCGACGTCTTCCTGCCTTCCGGGAAGCAGCGGCAGTACTCGCTGTGCGGCGATCCCGCCGACCGGTTCGGCTACCGGATCGCGGTCCGCAGGCTCGCCGACGGCCTGGGCGGGTCGCGCGAGGTGCACGACGAGCTCGAACCGGGCGACCGCATCACGATTCGCGGGCCGCGCAACGCTTTCCGGCTGGTCGATGCGGAGTCGTACCTGTTCGTCGCGGGCGGCATCGGGATCACTCCGATCCTGCCGATGGTGCGGGAGTGCCACCGGCGCGGCTCGCCGTGGCGGATGGTCTACCTCGGACGGTCCCGGGAGAGCCTGCCGTTCCTGGACGAGCTGGCCGGATACGGCAGCGGGGTGGTCGACGTCCGCCCGGACGACGAGCACGGGCCGCCGGACATCACGGCGATCCTGCCCGAGGCGTTACCCGGCGCGGCGGTCTACCTGTGCGGACCGGCGCCGCTGATGACCACCGCCCGCGACCTGCTGCGCGAGATCAACCCGAGCGGTTCCTTGCACACCGAGCGGTTCTCCCCGTTGCCGGTGCGCGACGGCGTCCCGTTCGCGGTGCGCCTCGCGCGCAGCGGGATCGACGTGCAGGTGCCGCCGGACGAGTCCGCGCTGGCCGCGATCCGCCGCGAGCTGCCGGGTGTGCCCTACTCGTGCCAGCAGGGCTTCTGCGGCTCCTGCAAGGTCCGGGTGCTCGCCGGGGAGGTGGAGCACCGGGACAGGCTGCTGCCGGACGACGAGCGCGCGGATTCGATGCTGATCTGCGTGTCGCGTTCGGCGGGCGAGCAGCTCACCATCGACCTCTGA
- a CDS encoding short-chain dehydrogenase/reductase gives MTSGTVERTSGRARLAATLRDLGVPLPGGTCYDVAGKVVVITGGADGIGFALARILHDERAVVALVDVDGAALAAAERALGGRRVLTAVADVRDRAAMDAAVREIATEAGGIDVIVANAGVTPPPATLRQIDPADFDRVVDINLTGAFNTVRPAIDEVIARRGHVVVVSSAAAFSPALGGAAYVLSKAAVEQLGRILRLELAGHGATAGVAYFGIVDTRLARSTLDEDELGAELNSRLPWPLRRRITPQRAARSVARGIARRAGSTTVPRSWQPWGLLRGLLNVLIDGQLVTDRRSHAFIRDLEARTDRQAANSPADSGKPS, from the coding sequence ATGACGAGCGGAACCGTTGAGCGAACGTCGGGAAGAGCCCGGCTTGCGGCGACTCTCCGCGATCTCGGCGTCCCGTTGCCCGGCGGAACCTGCTACGACGTCGCCGGCAAGGTCGTCGTGATCACCGGCGGAGCGGACGGGATCGGTTTCGCCCTCGCCCGGATCCTGCACGACGAGCGCGCCGTGGTCGCGCTGGTGGACGTGGACGGCGCTGCCCTGGCCGCCGCCGAGCGCGCGTTGGGCGGGCGACGAGTCCTGACCGCCGTCGCCGACGTCCGCGACCGCGCCGCGATGGACGCCGCCGTGCGCGAGATCGCAACGGAGGCCGGGGGCATCGACGTGATCGTCGCCAACGCAGGCGTGACGCCACCGCCCGCGACGCTGCGCCAGATCGACCCGGCCGACTTCGACCGCGTGGTGGACATCAACCTGACCGGCGCGTTCAACACCGTCCGCCCGGCGATCGACGAGGTCATCGCCCGCCGGGGACACGTGGTGGTGGTCTCGTCGGCGGCGGCGTTCTCGCCCGCGCTCGGAGGTGCCGCGTACGTGCTGAGCAAAGCGGCCGTCGAGCAGCTCGGCCGGATTCTGCGCCTGGAACTCGCCGGGCACGGTGCCACCGCGGGAGTCGCCTACTTCGGCATCGTGGACACCCGCCTCGCGCGGTCCACACTGGACGAAGATGAACTGGGTGCGGAGCTGAACTCGCGGCTGCCATGGCCGCTGCGCCGCCGCATCACGCCGCAGCGCGCGGCGCGCTCGGTCGCTCGCGGGATCGCCCGGCGGGCCGGCAGCACCACGGTTCCCCGCTCCTGGCAGCCGTGGGGGCTGCTGCGCGGGCTGTTGAACGTGCTCATCGACGGTCAGCTCGTCACCGACCGGCGCAGCCACGCGTTCATCCGCGACCTGGAGGCCAGGACCGACCGGCAGGCGGCGAACTCGCCCGCGGATTCGGGAAAACCGTCATGA
- a CDS encoding trans-acting enoyl reductase family protein produces MTSERSYDVVLLGATGFAGELTAEYLAGAVPPGCRWALAGRNENKLADVRKRLSERNPACADLPLLHADSTDEAGLRKLAESTRVLITTVGPYVQYGEPLVAACAAAGTDYVDLTGEPEFVDRMYLRHHETAVRNGARIVHACGFDSIPYDLGVYHTVRQLPAERPVTITGQVRTNASFSGGTYASVLTALSRPRQMADAAKQRRRVETRPENRRIHTPLGSPRRDHGSGMWLAPMPTLDPRIVARSAAALPEYGPDFTYRQYAAVKRLPVLVGGIAGLGALGLLAQIPPARRALATVRAPGTGPAEQDRAKSWFSVRFTGEAGGQQVQTEFAGGDPGYDETAKMLAESALCLAFDDLPSTAGQVTAATAMGSALLERLRTAGLTIRTLP; encoded by the coding sequence ATGACGAGTGAACGCAGCTACGACGTGGTGCTGCTGGGCGCCACCGGGTTCGCCGGTGAGCTCACGGCCGAGTATCTCGCCGGAGCCGTGCCGCCGGGATGCCGCTGGGCGCTCGCGGGCCGCAACGAGAACAAGTTGGCTGACGTGCGGAAACGGCTCAGCGAACGGAATCCCGCTTGCGCGGACCTCCCGCTGCTGCACGCCGACAGCACCGACGAGGCCGGCCTGCGCAAGCTCGCCGAGAGCACCCGGGTGCTGATCACCACCGTTGGGCCGTACGTGCAGTACGGCGAGCCGCTGGTCGCCGCATGTGCCGCAGCGGGAACCGACTACGTCGACCTGACCGGCGAGCCGGAGTTCGTCGACCGGATGTACCTGCGGCACCACGAGACCGCCGTGCGCAACGGCGCCCGGATCGTGCACGCCTGCGGGTTCGACTCGATCCCCTACGACCTGGGCGTTTACCACACAGTGCGGCAGCTGCCCGCCGAGCGACCCGTCACCATCACCGGCCAGGTCCGGACCAACGCGTCCTTCTCCGGCGGCACCTACGCATCGGTGCTGACGGCGCTGTCCCGGCCGCGCCAGATGGCCGACGCCGCGAAACAGCGCCGCCGCGTCGAGACCCGCCCCGAGAACCGGCGGATCCACACGCCCCTCGGATCGCCGCGCCGCGACCACGGAAGCGGCATGTGGCTGGCGCCGATGCCCACGCTCGACCCGCGGATCGTCGCCCGCTCGGCTGCCGCGCTGCCCGAGTACGGGCCGGACTTCACCTACCGGCAATACGCCGCGGTCAAGCGGCTTCCCGTACTGGTCGGCGGGATCGCCGGGCTCGGAGCCCTCGGGCTGCTCGCGCAGATTCCGCCCGCGCGGCGTGCGCTGGCCACCGTCCGCGCCCCCGGCACCGGCCCGGCCGAGCAAGACCGCGCGAAGTCGTGGTTCTCGGTGCGCTTCACCGGCGAAGCCGGCGGGCAGCAGGTGCAGACCGAGTTCGCCGGCGGCGACCCGGGCTACGACGAAACCGCGAAGATGCTCGCCGAATCCGCGCTGTGCCTGGCCTTCGACGACCTGCCGAGCACCGCGGGACAGGTCACCGCCGCCACCGCCATGGGTTCGGCCCTGCTCGAACGGCTCCGCACCGCGGGCCTGACCATCCGCACCCTGCCCTGA
- a CDS encoding ATP-binding cassette domain-containing protein, whose protein sequence is MFVERAFIREANQPDRAQRDRWPFTVPCVAALAEHGLDFHKPVTFLVGDNGSGKSTLVEAIAEGFGLDSYGGRLAALRGRPDAAKTPLGAVLALDKTAAAARMLGGPRTKKQGFFLRAETAFQMTEKLGGVHGYWEEDTAQLSHGEGFLAVFRSMFDKPGFYVLDEPEAALSFTSCLQLVGLMHELGRSGAQVVCATHSPILAATPEADIVEVSEDGFHRTGWEELELVGHWRRYLDNPAAYLRHIVE, encoded by the coding sequence GTGTTCGTCGAACGCGCCTTCATCCGGGAGGCGAACCAGCCCGACCGCGCGCAGCGCGACCGGTGGCCGTTCACCGTGCCGTGCGTGGCCGCACTCGCCGAGCACGGGCTGGACTTCCACAAGCCGGTGACTTTCCTGGTCGGCGACAACGGCTCCGGCAAGTCGACGCTCGTCGAGGCGATCGCGGAAGGCTTCGGCCTGGACTCCTATGGCGGCAGGCTGGCCGCCCTGCGCGGGCGACCGGATGCTGCCAAGACCCCGCTCGGCGCGGTACTGGCGCTGGACAAGACCGCCGCGGCCGCACGGATGCTGGGCGGCCCGCGCACCAAGAAGCAAGGGTTCTTCCTGCGCGCCGAAACCGCGTTCCAGATGACCGAGAAGCTCGGCGGAGTCCACGGGTACTGGGAGGAGGACACCGCGCAGCTGTCCCACGGCGAGGGGTTCCTGGCGGTGTTCCGGTCGATGTTCGACAAGCCCGGCTTCTACGTGCTGGACGAGCCCGAAGCCGCGTTGAGCTTCACCTCGTGCCTGCAACTGGTCGGGCTCATGCACGAGCTCGGCCGCAGCGGGGCGCAGGTGGTGTGCGCGACCCACTCCCCGATCCTGGCCGCCACCCCGGAAGCCGACATCGTCGAGGTGAGCGAGGACGGATTCCACCGCACCGGCTGGGAGGAACTCGAACTCGTCGGGCACTGGCGCCGCTACCTCGACAACCCCGCCGCTTATCTGCGACACATCGTCGAATGA